The Leucobacter rhizosphaerae genome includes a region encoding these proteins:
- the glpK gene encoding glycerol kinase GlpK — translation MSQYVMAIDQGTTSSRAIIFDRAGRVVSIGQREHDQIMPQAGHVEHDAMQIWQNVQEVIGTALGRADATDRDIAAIGITNQRETTVVWDRHTGIPVCNAIVWQDTRTQGIVDRLAADGGADRFAAITGLPLTSYFSASKISWILDHVEGARARAEAGDLLFGTTDCWVLWNLTGGVDGGVHITDVTNASRTLLMDLATLEWRDDLLGAFDIPRSMLPEIRSSSEVYGEAEYSSLLRGTPVAGILGDQQSATFGQAAFDAGESKNTYGTGCFLLFQTGEEIVHSSNGLLTTVGYQLGEAPAHYALEGSIAVTGSLIQWLRDQLGLIHSAAEVEHLARSVPDNGGVFVVPAFSGLFAPYWRPDARGAIVGLTRFSNRGHIARAALEAVAFQTRDVLDAVNADVTQAGGIPLTELRVDGGMVANETLMQFQADVLGVPVVRPEVAETTALGAAYVAGLAVGFWSGLDELRANWAEDRRWQPQMDEDARERQLRLWRKAVTKSMEWVDEDTAPGT, via the coding sequence GTGTCCCAGTACGTCATGGCCATCGATCAGGGCACCACCTCGAGTCGTGCGATCATCTTCGACCGGGCGGGGCGCGTCGTCTCGATCGGGCAGCGCGAGCACGACCAGATCATGCCGCAGGCCGGCCACGTCGAGCACGATGCGATGCAGATCTGGCAGAACGTGCAGGAGGTGATCGGCACGGCGCTCGGTCGGGCCGATGCCACCGATCGCGACATCGCGGCGATCGGCATCACGAACCAGCGCGAAACGACCGTCGTGTGGGACCGCCACACCGGGATCCCGGTCTGCAACGCGATCGTCTGGCAGGACACCCGCACGCAGGGGATCGTCGACAGGCTCGCGGCGGATGGCGGTGCCGACCGGTTCGCCGCCATCACCGGCCTGCCGCTCACCAGCTACTTCTCCGCGTCGAAGATCTCGTGGATCCTCGACCATGTCGAGGGCGCCCGCGCACGCGCCGAGGCCGGCGATCTGCTCTTCGGCACCACGGACTGCTGGGTGCTCTGGAATCTCACGGGCGGGGTCGACGGCGGGGTGCACATCACGGACGTCACCAACGCGTCGCGCACGCTTCTGATGGATCTCGCGACGCTCGAGTGGCGCGATGACCTGCTCGGAGCCTTCGACATCCCGCGCTCGATGCTGCCCGAGATCCGCTCGTCCTCGGAGGTGTACGGCGAAGCGGAGTACTCCTCGCTGCTGCGCGGCACGCCCGTAGCGGGCATCCTCGGCGACCAGCAATCGGCGACGTTCGGCCAGGCCGCGTTCGATGCCGGCGAGTCCAAGAACACCTACGGCACCGGCTGCTTCCTCCTCTTCCAGACGGGCGAGGAGATCGTGCACTCGAGCAACGGGCTGCTCACCACCGTCGGCTACCAGCTCGGTGAGGCACCCGCCCACTACGCCCTCGAGGGCTCCATCGCCGTCACGGGTTCCTTGATCCAGTGGCTACGGGATCAGCTGGGGCTCATCCACTCGGCCGCGGAGGTCGAGCACCTCGCCCGCTCCGTGCCGGACAACGGCGGCGTGTTCGTGGTACCGGCGTTCTCCGGACTCTTCGCCCCCTACTGGCGACCGGACGCACGCGGCGCGATCGTGGGGCTCACGCGGTTCTCGAACCGCGGACACATCGCCCGGGCGGCGCTCGAGGCGGTCGCGTTCCAGACCCGCGACGTGCTCGACGCCGTGAACGCCGACGTCACCCAGGCCGGTGGGATCCCGCTCACCGAGCTCCGGGTCGACGGCGGCATGGTCGCGAACGAAACGCTGATGCAGTTTCAAGCGGACGTGCTCGGCGTGCCCGTCGTGCGTCCCGAGGTCGCGGAGACCACGGCTCTCGGTGCGGCCTACGTCGCCGGACTCGCCGTGGGGTTCTGGTCGGGGCTCGACGAGCTGCGCGCCAATTGGGCCGAGGATCGGCGCTGGCAGCCACAGATGGACGAGGACGCTCGCGAGCGGCAGCTCCGCCTGTGGCGCAAAGCGGTCACCAAGTCCATGGAGTGGGTCGACGAGGACACCGCCCCCGGCACCTGA